A DNA window from Rossellomorea marisflavi contains the following coding sequences:
- the dinG gene encoding ATP-dependent DNA helicase DinG codes for MDPLKFVVVDLETTGNSPKRGERIIQLSAVTIENGKITDQYTSFVSPGKPIPAFIEELTGIDDDMVRDAPAFEEIAPVVHKILEGAVFVAHNVNFDLSFLQAELEESGYMPFDGPSVDTVELAKVAFPSADSFKLSELSSTLDVSHVRPHQADSDAYVTAEILLYFIDTLNELPLVTLEKLRKLSDHLKSDLYLIFDRILHDKYERIEDLPEGLEVHRGLAIKKKSKLQISKGDADEGEGIEELLRKSVPHYERRGAQLAMMESITDAFHLSKNMVIEAGTGVGKSLGYLWPSLDFAIRRGERVVISTYTIQLQEQLLQQEIKRLEAIAPFPFKTVLLKGKNHYINLFKFEQSLREDEAQYDAALTKMQILVWLTRTETGDMSELNLSSGGQLFWNRLKQDGWHLPHHKDPWVSKDFYLSARKEALEADLIITNHSMLLTDVKMEKKMLPDFNYLVIDEAHHLEKAARQHLGIMLDYPSIKFTVSQLGSLDHHQLYKRLDDLLANHSVTMELHPFELDRLITDFYRELEEAFTVLASTFYKQSKKRSGVNKIQWRLTEDVKKSRQWMPVRMIIERVVSHMKTIEGHFRKVLDTVKEKKVRLSDPEKAFIEEFFSFLLDWNELHSGLSTLFLKASDEYVIWLEGDTRSLPNSLTIQGQPVTVADQLRDEVFVKKESVILTSATLTVSDSFDFFLQEIGLEGAGTLRLPSPFDYREATRLFIPSDVPEIQHVTNEEYIESISSHLIGVAQATKGRMLILFTSYDMLRKTYELMKDSGLLEEYVLMAQGITSGSRTRLTKNFQRFDKAILFGTSSFWEGVDIPGEDLSCLAMVRLPFSPPDEPVTQAKAEILKAAGKNPFSALSLPEAIIRFKQGIGRLIRRSSDRGIIIVYDRRIISTRYGKAFLDSIPNMPVQEGDLFELIDQIEDWL; via the coding sequence ATGGATCCATTGAAATTTGTAGTCGTCGATCTTGAAACGACCGGTAATTCCCCAAAGAGGGGAGAACGGATCATTCAACTATCGGCAGTCACGATCGAAAACGGTAAGATTACCGACCAATATACGAGCTTTGTCTCACCGGGCAAGCCGATTCCGGCATTCATCGAAGAGTTGACGGGCATCGATGATGACATGGTCCGGGATGCCCCGGCCTTTGAAGAAATCGCACCCGTGGTCCATAAGATCCTTGAAGGGGCGGTATTTGTTGCCCATAATGTCAATTTCGATCTATCTTTCCTTCAGGCGGAGCTTGAAGAAAGCGGATATATGCCTTTTGACGGTCCGTCGGTCGATACGGTGGAATTGGCAAAAGTCGCGTTTCCGTCTGCGGATAGCTTCAAACTATCCGAGCTGTCAAGCACCCTCGATGTCAGTCATGTGAGACCGCATCAGGCTGACAGTGATGCCTACGTCACGGCAGAAATCCTTTTATACTTCATCGACACCCTCAACGAATTGCCCTTGGTGACACTGGAAAAGCTAAGGAAGCTGTCCGATCATCTGAAGAGTGATCTCTACTTGATCTTTGACCGGATCCTCCATGACAAATATGAGCGGATCGAGGATCTTCCCGAAGGGCTGGAGGTCCACCGGGGCCTTGCCATCAAGAAAAAAAGCAAGCTGCAGATCTCCAAAGGGGATGCTGACGAGGGAGAAGGAATCGAGGAGCTCCTGAGGAAATCCGTCCCCCATTATGAGCGGAGGGGGGCACAGCTTGCTATGATGGAAAGCATCACGGATGCTTTTCACCTGTCCAAAAATATGGTGATCGAAGCGGGGACGGGCGTCGGAAAATCCCTCGGCTATCTATGGCCCAGCCTCGATTTTGCGATCCGTAGAGGGGAAAGGGTGGTCATCAGTACATATACGATCCAGCTTCAGGAGCAGCTTCTACAGCAGGAAATCAAGCGCCTGGAAGCCATCGCTCCCTTTCCGTTTAAGACCGTCCTTCTGAAAGGGAAAAATCATTATATCAATCTGTTCAAATTCGAGCAGTCCCTGAGGGAAGACGAAGCGCAGTATGATGCTGCATTGACCAAAATGCAGATCCTTGTCTGGCTTACTAGGACGGAAACCGGAGATATGAGCGAACTCAACCTGAGTTCAGGCGGACAATTGTTCTGGAACCGGCTGAAGCAGGACGGATGGCATCTGCCTCATCACAAAGATCCGTGGGTGTCGAAGGATTTCTACCTTTCTGCAAGGAAGGAGGCCCTTGAGGCCGATCTGATCATCACAAACCATTCCATGCTTCTGACCGATGTGAAAATGGAGAAAAAGATGCTCCCCGACTTCAACTATCTTGTGATCGATGAGGCCCATCATCTAGAAAAGGCTGCAAGGCAGCATCTTGGGATCATGCTGGACTATCCTTCCATTAAATTCACGGTTTCCCAACTCGGATCCTTGGACCATCACCAGCTGTATAAGCGTCTTGATGACCTTTTGGCCAACCATTCGGTCACTATGGAACTCCACCCGTTTGAGCTCGACCGTCTCATCACGGACTTTTACAGAGAACTCGAAGAAGCGTTCACGGTGCTTGCTTCGACATTCTATAAGCAATCCAAAAAGAGATCGGGCGTAAACAAGATCCAATGGCGCCTGACGGAAGATGTGAAGAAAAGCAGGCAGTGGATGCCCGTCAGGATGATCATCGAAAGGGTCGTTTCCCATATGAAAACGATCGAAGGACATTTCAGGAAGGTTCTTGATACCGTAAAAGAAAAGAAAGTCAGGCTTAGTGATCCTGAGAAAGCATTCATCGAAGAATTCTTTTCGTTCCTGCTTGATTGGAATGAGCTGCATTCAGGACTCTCCACCCTCTTCCTGAAGGCGTCGGATGAATATGTCATCTGGCTTGAAGGGGATACAAGATCCTTGCCGAACTCCCTGACCATCCAAGGCCAACCCGTGACGGTGGCTGATCAACTCCGGGATGAAGTGTTTGTGAAAAAAGAGAGCGTCATCCTCACATCTGCGACGCTGACGGTCAGCGATTCATTCGATTTCTTCCTTCAGGAAATCGGGCTCGAGGGTGCCGGCACCCTCCGACTACCTTCTCCATTCGACTACCGGGAAGCGACGAGGTTGTTCATCCCTTCAGATGTACCGGAGATCCAGCATGTGACCAATGAAGAATATATCGAGTCCATCAGCTCCCATCTGATCGGAGTGGCACAGGCCACGAAGGGGAGGATGCTCATCCTATTCACCTCCTACGACATGCTCCGGAAGACGTATGAGCTCATGAAGGATTCCGGGCTTCTCGAAGAGTATGTGCTGATGGCACAGGGGATCACATCGGGAAGCCGCACGAGGCTGACAAAGAACTTCCAGCGTTTCGATAAGGCGATCCTTTTTGGTACAAGCAGCTTTTGGGAAGGTGTCGACATACCTGGCGAGGATCTCTCGTGCCTGGCCATGGTGCGTCTCCCGTTTTCCCCTCCTGATGAGCCAGTCACACAGGCAAAGGCGGAAATCCTCAAAGCGGCTGGAAAAAATCCATTTTCGGCCCTCTCGCTTCCGGAAGCCATCATCCGCTTCAAACAAGGGATCGGAAGGCTCATCAGAAGGAGCAGTGACAGGGGGATCATCATCGTCTATGACCGTCGCATCATATCGACGAGATATGGGAAGGCATTCCTCGATTCGATCCCGAATATGCCGGTGCAGGAAGGGGATCTGTTCGAACTCATCGATCAGATCGAAGATTGGCTTTGA
- the panD gene encoding aspartate 1-decarboxylase: MFRTMMSGKIHRACVTEANLNYVGSITIDEEILDAVGMVANEKVQVVNNNNGERLETYIIPGKRGSGVICLNGAAARKVQEGDIVIIVSYKLVAEEHVSRHVPKVAIMDENNAIVEMLGTEPEATVY; the protein is encoded by the coding sequence ATGTTTAGGACAATGATGAGCGGGAAGATCCACAGGGCCTGCGTGACGGAAGCGAACTTGAACTATGTGGGCAGCATCACCATCGATGAAGAGATCCTCGATGCAGTGGGGATGGTGGCAAATGAAAAGGTCCAGGTGGTCAACAACAATAATGGAGAACGCCTGGAAACCTATATCATCCCCGGTAAGCGGGGGAGCGGTGTCATCTGCCTGAATGGAGCAGCTGCAAGGAAGGTTCAGGAAGGGGATATCGTGATCATCGTCTCCTATAAGCTCGTCGCGGAAGAACACGTCAGCCGTCATGTGCCGAAAGTTGCGATCATGGATGAGAATAATGCGATCGTGGAAATGCTCGGTACAGAACCGGAAGCAACGGTCTATTGA
- the panC gene encoding pantoate--beta-alanine ligase → MRCIENIRELTEVLKNNKKSSGIGFVPTMGYLHEGHLSLVKKAREENDLVVMSIYVNPTQFGPGEDFDRYPRDLERDRALAEEAGVDILFLPRTEEIYAGTTSVTLHVTEGVDVMCGKRRPGHFDGVVTILTKLFHIVQPDSVYMGLKDAQQVAVVERLVNDYFFPVTIVRVPTMRESDGLAKSSRNVYLSPKEREEAPVLQHSLQLARKAIQEGADSSEEVMSLVRETIESGTSGIIDYIEVLSYPGLCPVEEWDGEIILALAVQYERARLIDNMIITVSKEDKHV, encoded by the coding sequence ATGAGATGCATAGAGAACATCAGGGAACTGACAGAAGTATTGAAAAATAATAAGAAGAGCTCAGGCATCGGTTTTGTCCCTACGATGGGGTATCTTCACGAAGGGCATCTGTCACTCGTAAAGAAGGCAAGGGAAGAGAATGATCTTGTCGTGATGAGTATTTATGTGAATCCCACCCAATTCGGCCCGGGAGAAGACTTTGACCGGTACCCAAGGGATCTGGAGAGAGACAGGGCACTGGCGGAGGAAGCTGGGGTCGATATCCTGTTCCTTCCGCGCACGGAAGAAATATACGCCGGGACAACATCGGTCACCCTTCATGTCACTGAAGGGGTTGATGTGATGTGTGGAAAGAGACGGCCGGGTCACTTTGACGGTGTAGTGACGATCCTCACGAAACTATTCCACATCGTACAGCCCGATTCCGTGTACATGGGCCTGAAGGATGCCCAGCAGGTGGCCGTGGTGGAGAGGCTTGTAAATGACTACTTCTTCCCTGTTACCATCGTCAGGGTTCCGACCATGAGGGAAAGCGACGGGCTCGCCAAAAGCTCCCGGAATGTCTATCTGTCTCCAAAAGAACGGGAGGAAGCGCCTGTTTTGCAGCATAGCCTCCAGCTTGCACGGAAGGCGATACAAGAAGGGGCCGATTCCAGTGAAGAAGTCATGTCGCTCGTAAGGGAAACGATCGAGTCAGGGACGTCAGGAATCATCGATTATATCGAAGTTCTCTCTTACCCGGGACTCTGCCCGGTGGAAGAGTGGGATGGGGAGATCATCTTAGCACTCGCGGTCCAATATGAAAGGGCAAGGTTGATTGATAATATGATAATCACAGTCTCAAAGGAGGATAAACATGTTTAG
- the panB gene encoding 3-methyl-2-oxobutanoate hydroxymethyltransferase, with translation MKQTTQFLKMKESGEKISMLTAYDYPTAKLAQEAGIDLLLVGDSLGMVVLGYDSTVAVTTSDMIHHTKAVRRGAPDTFTVTDLPFMTYHLSTEETLKTAAKIMQEGGAHAVKLEGAGTVVDRIHALTAAGVPVMAHLGLTPQSVGVLGGYKVQGKTASQAEKLIRDARECEEAGAFALVLECVPKQIAKEVSEALSIPVIGIGAGKDTDGQVLVFHDMVLFGVDRTPKFVKSYTDVSRAVRGGIASYIEDVKAESFPDDDHSFSMKEEELNSLYGGGHK, from the coding sequence ATGAAACAGACGACACAATTCTTAAAGATGAAAGAAAGCGGAGAAAAGATTTCCATGCTCACGGCCTATGATTACCCGACAGCGAAGCTTGCTCAGGAAGCAGGGATCGACCTGCTTCTGGTCGGTGACAGCCTCGGTATGGTCGTACTTGGCTATGATTCCACGGTAGCCGTTACCACCTCTGATATGATCCACCATACGAAAGCGGTCAGGAGAGGTGCTCCCGACACGTTCACAGTGACGGATCTGCCTTTCATGACCTATCATCTCTCTACAGAGGAGACATTGAAGACTGCAGCAAAAATCATGCAGGAAGGCGGGGCCCATGCCGTGAAGCTTGAAGGGGCGGGGACGGTCGTCGATCGGATCCATGCCCTTACCGCTGCCGGGGTCCCCGTCATGGCCCATCTCGGGCTGACACCGCAATCGGTCGGGGTCCTCGGAGGATATAAGGTCCAAGGGAAAACAGCTTCCCAGGCGGAAAAGCTGATCAGGGATGCACGGGAATGCGAGGAGGCGGGAGCCTTTGCCCTCGTTCTCGAATGCGTGCCAAAGCAGATTGCCAAAGAAGTCTCCGAGGCCCTGTCGATCCCGGTCATCGGCATTGGAGCCGGAAAAGACACCGACGGCCAGGTACTGGTCTTTCATGACATGGTCCTGTTCGGAGTCGACAGGACACCGAAGTTCGTCAAATCGTATACCGACGTGTCCCGTGCCGTCCGGGGTGGAATTGCCTCCTACATTGAAGATGTCAAGGCTGAGAGTTTCCCCGACGATGATCACTCGTTCTCGATGAAGGAAGAAGAGCTCAACAGCCTTTACGGTGGTGGACATAAATGA
- a CDS encoding biotin--[acetyl-CoA-carboxylase] ligase: MQSVIREKLLSALSDSPDDFLSGQALADIAGCSRAAVWKHIEELRKEGFVLEAVRKKGYRIIGAPDSVTANKLKIGLKTKTLGQNIHYEETVGSTQKVAHELAANGAPEGTLVIADEQTDGRGRLMREWHSSKGTGIWMSLILKPLLPPQKAPQFTLIAAVAVVQAIQEATGLEPQIKWPNDILINGKKATGILTELQAEPDKINSIIIGIGMNVNQTQEHFPDELKSLATSYGMEAGRSLSRSDIVQRVLERMEALYELYLAKGFTPIKLMWEGYAVSIGRRITARTINGSIEGYARGITEEGVLQIEDDAGRIHHIYSADIELSR; encoded by the coding sequence ATGCAATCGGTCATAAGGGAGAAACTTTTGTCCGCATTATCGGATTCACCGGATGATTTCCTGTCCGGCCAGGCCCTTGCAGACATTGCGGGCTGTTCACGGGCTGCCGTGTGGAAGCATATCGAAGAGCTCAGGAAAGAAGGATTCGTCCTCGAAGCTGTGAGGAAGAAAGGGTACCGGATCATCGGTGCTCCTGACAGTGTGACTGCAAACAAATTGAAGATCGGTCTGAAGACGAAGACACTCGGCCAGAATATCCATTATGAAGAAACCGTGGGGAGCACCCAGAAAGTGGCGCATGAACTGGCTGCCAATGGAGCTCCTGAAGGAACGCTCGTCATTGCGGATGAGCAGACGGATGGACGGGGAAGGCTGATGCGGGAGTGGCATTCATCGAAAGGGACGGGCATATGGATGAGCCTGATCCTGAAGCCGCTCCTCCCTCCCCAGAAAGCCCCGCAGTTCACATTGATCGCAGCGGTGGCCGTCGTTCAGGCCATTCAGGAGGCTACCGGCCTCGAGCCGCAGATCAAATGGCCGAACGATATCCTGATCAATGGCAAGAAAGCGACGGGGATCCTGACCGAGCTCCAGGCGGAACCGGATAAAATCAACTCTATCATCATCGGAATCGGCATGAACGTCAACCAGACCCAAGAGCATTTTCCCGATGAGTTGAAGAGTCTCGCCACTTCCTATGGAATGGAGGCTGGCCGTTCACTTTCCCGATCTGACATCGTCCAGAGGGTGTTAGAGCGGATGGAGGCACTTTATGAGCTGTATCTTGCAAAGGGATTCACCCCCATCAAGCTCATGTGGGAAGGTTATGCCGTCAGTATCGGGAGGAGAATCACCGCCCGGACGATCAACGGGTCCATCGAAGGATATGCCCGAGGGATCACGGAAGAAGGAGTCCTTCAGATTGAAGACGATGCCGGTCGGATCCATCACATTTATTCCGCGGATATCGAGTTGTCCCGTTAA
- a CDS encoding CCA tRNA nucleotidyltransferase → MLPREFSQALPVLLELEANGYDAYFVGGSVRDHLLGRPINDVDIATSALPEEVKSIFRDTVDIGIDHGTILVLTGSGRFEVTTFRTEAGYQDFRRPDSVDFVRSLEEDLKRRDFTINSMAMDARGRILDPFEGRGDLREKRIRTVGLPDERFSEDALRMMRGIRFVAQLGFDMEDDTREAITRHAPLMSHIAVERKTMEFEKILASMNKHLAFNLLVRTGLYRELPMLEGYGDVIEAMGENPAVRSLSKDQAWLYLLFHVMDGGFLKAWRLPKKEIKAREKEKESLKERLCGDWSPQLLYKTGRNGVVNVESVASCISTSPHSIREALNRYDELPIHSVKDIEATGAELIKWKGNPGGPWVKEEIAKIEEAILNGELSNEKASIRKWVTTCNRS, encoded by the coding sequence ATGTTACCGAGGGAGTTTTCCCAGGCGCTGCCCGTTCTTCTTGAATTGGAAGCGAACGGATATGACGCCTATTTCGTCGGCGGATCGGTCAGGGACCATCTCCTGGGCAGGCCGATCAATGATGTCGATATTGCAACATCTGCCCTTCCTGAAGAGGTTAAGAGCATTTTCCGCGATACGGTGGATATCGGGATTGACCATGGCACCATTTTGGTGCTGACGGGATCCGGAAGGTTCGAAGTGACGACCTTCAGGACGGAAGCAGGTTATCAGGATTTCAGGAGACCCGATTCCGTCGATTTTGTAAGGTCCCTCGAGGAAGATCTTAAACGGAGGGACTTCACCATCAACAGCATGGCCATGGATGCAAGGGGCAGGATCCTGGATCCGTTTGAAGGGCGGGGTGATCTTCGCGAAAAAAGGATCCGCACCGTCGGCCTGCCGGATGAACGATTTTCAGAGGATGCCCTGCGGATGATGCGGGGGATCCGCTTTGTCGCTCAGCTAGGATTCGACATGGAAGATGATACACGAGAGGCGATTACCCGTCATGCCCCCCTCATGAGCCACATCGCCGTGGAGAGAAAGACCATGGAATTCGAGAAGATCCTCGCCTCTATGAACAAACATCTTGCTTTTAACCTGCTGGTGCGCACCGGTCTGTACCGTGAGCTCCCCATGCTTGAAGGATATGGTGATGTTATTGAAGCCATGGGCGAGAACCCAGCGGTGAGATCACTGTCGAAGGACCAGGCTTGGTTATACCTGCTATTTCATGTGATGGATGGCGGTTTCCTGAAAGCCTGGCGGCTGCCTAAAAAGGAAATCAAAGCGAGGGAAAAAGAGAAAGAGTCGTTGAAGGAACGCCTTTGTGGGGACTGGTCTCCACAGCTCCTCTATAAGACAGGAAGGAACGGGGTAGTGAACGTTGAATCCGTTGCTTCCTGTATCTCAACCTCTCCCCATTCGATTCGTGAGGCCTTGAATCGCTACGACGAACTGCCCATCCATTCAGTAAAGGACATCGAGGCGACCGGGGCGGAGCTGATCAAATGGAAAGGGAACCCGGGGGGACCATGGGTGAAAGAGGAAATAGCAAAAATCGAAGAGGCCATCTTAAACGGAGAACTTTCGAATGAAAAGGCTTCGATCAGAAAGTGGGTGACAACATGCAATCGGTCATAA
- the bshA gene encoding N-acetyl-alpha-D-glucosaminyl L-malate synthase BshA, whose translation MKLKIGITCYPTVGGSGVVATELGKLLAERGHEIHFITSSIPFRLDKMYHNIYFHQVEVNQYSVFQYPPYDIALANKMAEVVEREELDILHVHYAIPHAVCAILGKQMSGKDVKIVTTLHGTDITVLGYDASLTGAIRFGIEKSDVVTAVSTALVKQTDDLIRPDKDIRTVYNFIDERVYRKTDSSHLRTEYGILPHERVLIHVSNFRGVKRVKDVVGAFAKIQEAVPSKLLLVGDGPEMGAISSLVKELGIEEYVLFLGKQNNLEELYSISDLKLLLSEKESFGLVALEAMACGVPAIGTDIGGIPEVIEDGVNGFICPLGDLEAVASKAVRVLKDGDLYEEISRNALETVRTKFHRNRVVDQYESIYKELI comes from the coding sequence ATGAAGTTGAAAATCGGTATCACATGCTACCCGACTGTCGGGGGCTCGGGTGTAGTGGCAACAGAGCTTGGTAAACTGCTTGCAGAAAGAGGACATGAAATCCATTTCATCACCTCGAGCATCCCTTTCAGATTGGACAAGATGTACCATAATATCTACTTTCACCAGGTGGAAGTGAATCAGTATTCCGTATTCCAGTACCCGCCGTATGATATCGCACTGGCTAATAAGATGGCCGAGGTGGTGGAACGGGAGGAGCTTGATATCCTCCACGTCCATTACGCGATCCCTCATGCCGTCTGTGCCATCCTCGGGAAACAAATGTCGGGGAAGGATGTGAAGATCGTCACGACCCTTCACGGCACGGATATCACAGTGCTCGGATATGATGCCTCACTGACGGGGGCGATCCGCTTCGGTATCGAAAAATCCGATGTGGTCACAGCAGTGTCGACAGCCCTCGTGAAGCAGACCGACGACTTGATCAGACCGGACAAAGATATACGCACGGTATATAATTTTATCGATGAGAGGGTGTACCGGAAGACTGACTCGTCCCACCTTCGAACGGAATATGGGATCTTGCCTCATGAAAGGGTGCTCATTCACGTTTCGAACTTCAGAGGGGTCAAACGGGTGAAGGATGTCGTGGGTGCATTTGCCAAGATCCAGGAAGCTGTTCCTTCAAAGCTGCTACTGGTAGGAGACGGTCCGGAAATGGGGGCAATCTCCTCTCTCGTAAAAGAACTGGGGATCGAGGAATATGTCTTATTCCTGGGGAAACAAAATAACTTGGAAGAACTCTACTCCATCAGCGATCTCAAGCTGCTCCTGTCCGAAAAAGAGAGCTTCGGTCTTGTCGCCTTGGAGGCCATGGCCTGCGGGGTACCGGCAATCGGAACTGATATCGGGGGAATACCGGAAGTGATCGAGGACGGGGTGAACGGTTTCATCTGTCCACTCGGTGACCTTGAAGCCGTGGCAAGTAAAGCCGTCAGAGTGTTGAAGGACGGAGATCTTTATGAAGAGATCTCAAGGAATGCACTTGAAACCGTGCGTACAAAATTCCATCGGAATCGCGTGGTCGATCAGTATGAGTCCATCTACAAGGAATTGATCTAA
- the bshB1 gene encoding bacillithiol biosynthesis deacetylase BshB1, translating into MGVNEQAVDILAFGAHADDVEIGMGGTIAKYAEKGKRIVICDLTHAELSSNGTVELRLEEARKAADILGASERITLDIPDRGIYINENHLKKVVEVIRTYRPNVIFAPYEKDRHPDHGNASRLITEAYFSSGIRKFHGELDAHKPQHLYYYMINGFHRPDFMVNIEGYMDKKVDSLRAYTSQFIQASGVATPLTKGYIESVEARETMMGKEVGSLHAEGFFTHTPITLHHDLLGE; encoded by the coding sequence ATGGGAGTGAATGAGCAGGCAGTCGATATCCTGGCCTTTGGTGCCCATGCCGATGATGTCGAAATCGGTATGGGGGGGACCATTGCCAAGTACGCTGAGAAAGGGAAGCGCATCGTCATCTGTGATCTTACCCACGCAGAACTATCATCCAACGGGACCGTGGAACTTCGTCTGGAAGAAGCGAGGAAGGCCGCGGATATCCTGGGTGCGTCAGAGCGGATCACCCTCGATATCCCAGATCGGGGCATATACATAAACGAGAATCATCTGAAAAAGGTCGTCGAAGTCATACGTACCTATCGTCCCAATGTCATCTTTGCTCCGTATGAAAAGGACCGCCACCCCGATCACGGGAACGCATCGAGATTGATCACTGAAGCGTACTTCTCTTCGGGGATCCGGAAATTTCACGGGGAGTTGGACGCCCATAAGCCCCAACATTTATATTATTACATGATCAATGGTTTCCACCGTCCGGACTTCATGGTGAATATCGAAGGCTATATGGATAAGAAGGTGGACAGCCTCCGAGCCTATACGAGTCAGTTCATTCAGGCATCCGGAGTGGCGACACCGCTTACAAAAGGCTACATAGAGTCTGTGGAGGCGAGGGAAACCATGATGGGCAAGGAAGTGGGCTCCCTTCATGCTGAAGGGTTCTTCACCCACACACCCATTACATTGCATCATGATCTATTAGGAGAGTAA
- the mgsA gene encoding methylglyoxal synthase: protein MNIALIAHDKKKDDLIRFVLAYQPIFEQHSLFATGTTGTRITTETGLPVHRFRSGPLGGDQEIGAYIANDKMDLVLFFRDPLTAQPHEPDVSALIRLCDVYCVPLATNMGSAEVLVKGLERGDIEWRSIINGSE, encoded by the coding sequence ATGAATATTGCGCTAATCGCCCATGATAAGAAAAAAGACGATCTTATCCGTTTCGTATTGGCTTACCAGCCCATCTTTGAGCAGCATTCCCTTTTTGCCACCGGGACGACCGGTACAAGGATTACGACAGAAACCGGATTGCCGGTTCATCGCTTCAGGTCCGGGCCCCTTGGGGGAGATCAGGAAATAGGGGCTTATATCGCCAATGATAAGATGGATCTGGTCCTATTCTTCCGGGATCCATTGACTGCCCAACCCCATGAACCGGACGTATCAGCCTTGATCCGCCTATGTGACGTGTATTGCGTTCCCCTTGCAACGAATATGGGCAGTGCGGAAGTCCTGGTCAAAGGGCTTGAAAGAGGAGATATTGAATGGAGGAGCATCATCAATGGGAGTGAATGA
- the dapB gene encoding 4-hydroxy-tetrahydrodipicolinate reductase has translation MEMIKVSIAGPRGRMGKEAVTLVKETDHFELVSVIDHKREAAAGVPVYDSLEECFAHEVPDVLIDLTTPEVGYKHTKTALEHGVRPVVGTTGFTAEQLDELKSLAEDKGIGCIIAPNFAIGAVLMMKFSQMASKYFPDIEILELHHDQKLDAPSGTAVKTAEMIREVRQSKEQGHPEEKETLQGARGAEMDGMHIHSVRLPGLVAHQQVMLGGEGELLTIRHDSFHRKSFMSGVKVCVETVMELKTLVYGLENILE, from the coding sequence ATGGAAATGATTAAGGTGTCGATTGCAGGGCCAAGGGGAAGAATGGGGAAGGAAGCAGTCACCCTCGTGAAAGAAACGGACCATTTTGAATTGGTCAGTGTGATCGACCATAAACGGGAAGCTGCTGCAGGAGTCCCTGTGTACGATTCCCTGGAAGAATGTTTCGCTCATGAAGTGCCGGACGTGCTGATCGATCTTACAACGCCTGAAGTGGGGTATAAGCATACAAAGACCGCATTGGAGCATGGTGTGAGACCGGTCGTCGGTACGACAGGATTCACGGCAGAACAGTTGGATGAGCTCAAAAGCCTTGCTGAAGATAAAGGCATCGGATGCATCATCGCACCGAACTTCGCCATCGGGGCCGTTTTGATGATGAAGTTCTCCCAAATGGCGTCAAAATATTTTCCTGACATCGAAATCCTTGAGCTCCACCATGATCAAAAGCTCGATGCACCGTCCGGCACGGCGGTCAAGACAGCCGAGATGATCAGGGAAGTCAGGCAGTCCAAAGAACAGGGGCACCCAGAAGAAAAGGAAACCCTCCAGGGTGCACGGGGAGCCGAAATGGATGGCATGCACATCCACAGTGTACGTCTTCCGGGACTCGTTGCCCATCAGCAGGTCATGCTTGGAGGAGAAGGGGAACTGTTGACCATCCGTCATGATTCATTCCACCGGAAGAGCTTCATGTCGGGCGTGAAGGTATGCGTGGAAACGGTCATGGAGCTGAAGACCCTCGTCTACGGCCTTGAAAATATACTGGAATAG
- a CDS encoding nucleotide pyrophosphohydrolase, which yields MNKKTMEQMQNDVDAYISQFKEGYFSPLAMMARLTEELGELAREINHYYGEKPKKDSETEKAIDEELGDLLFVVICLANSLGISLEDAHDRVMEKFNTRDKDRWTRIEGGDDNGND from the coding sequence ATGAATAAGAAGACAATGGAACAAATGCAAAACGATGTGGATGCATACATAAGTCAATTCAAGGAAGGCTACTTCAGCCCGCTGGCCATGATGGCCAGGCTGACGGAAGAATTGGGCGAACTAGCCAGGGAAATCAATCATTATTATGGTGAAAAGCCAAAAAAAGATTCGGAAACAGAAAAGGCCATCGATGAGGAGCTGGGTGATCTCTTATTTGTGGTGATCTGTCTTGCCAATTCCCTCGGCATCAGCCTCGAGGATGCACATGATCGAGTGATGGAAAAATTCAATACCCGTGATAAAGATCGCTGGACCCGTATAGAAGGAGGGGATGACAATGGAAATGATTAA